The DNA window GGATGATCAGCGTAAAATTGCGTACATGCACTCCCGTACGTAcaattcgtttaattttaaacACCAAAGTGAAGTTATTGTTAGGCTTTTCGACCTTCAATCTTGACGATGAACGAACGTACGAACACTACCGACAAACGGCCAATACAGAGCACAATGGTACGGTTGTTAATATTTATCGTTAACTAATCAGGTCTTTAATCAGTGATCAATTGCTTGCATCGGGTGCTGGAAGTATATTACAAACCACGGTGAATTTCGCTGTCGATCTTGACCACGAGCCAACGATCACTCGTAACGTCGTTTCCCAACCTATTATTCGTTCGgtcttttataattttcggTGGCAGTGTCAGGAGCTGAATTGTTACCAGGATGGTAAATTGCGAAGGAAACGAAGACGAAGGAGACGCGACTCTGGGAGAAACGATCCTGAAGGATGTCAAAGTGTCGGATCGGAAAGGTGAGATCCAACCGGACGTCGATGTGTGCAGCATGCTGGCGCACGCTGGGGATTTTGGGAGGTACCAAATACTCCTGATGGTGCTCTTTAGTCTGGTGAACGTTCTCTCGGCTTTTCACTACTTCGCCCAGACATTTATCACGATACAACCCGCCGATTTACGGTGCGATTCGATAAACGGGGACAGTAATTTAACCGATATTCTCAACGTCACGCAGGGACTACAATTAGCAGATGTAGGTGGAACTTAGGTGACGTATAAACCGACTTGGGGTACCGAGTGGACAAAttccttttcttttactcGTAGGATttgtaggtttttttttttttttgtttgttttttgtttttcgttgcGAACAATTTGCGATTAATTGTCGGTGTGTCCGTGCACAGGTTCTGAAAATACGACCGAAGAACGGTGACAAATGCAAAGGGTATTACTTAGACATGACGGAAATCATCACCGAGGAAGAGACCGTAGAAAAATCTGTCTGGAAACTCGAGGAGTGCACGGCCTTTGACTACGACAGACATTTCGGATACGAAAGCATCGTCACCGAGGTGAGTTCAGCTACGGTTCTGGTACTGACATCAGTCACTGACATGGGGTCCAGTTGTGTAagtaaaatgaagaatgattgaaaaaacgtTGGGGTATCAGATGCCCCATGTATGTATTGCTTattgttttacttttatcGCTTGAAGAATTTCTTCCAAATTCTTAATCGTTTGTTGCTAAAACTGAGATTGGCGTCTGTTTctgaattgttaaattttgtcTCAGAATTTTGTTCAAGTCGTAACTGTGCATAACGTAATGTTGTGTACAATAATAATGTTCCAAAATCGTCTCGAGGTCGGGGTAACCCCGTGTGAGTAATGTGGACGTTTCCATAGGTGTAAATGACTAGgtttaaaaaacaaacgttTAGAGGGAGAACGAAATTGGTAGAGCAGAAAATGAAGTAGAGAATATTCACAGCTACACACTTCTCGAATATTCAAACCGTTCCAAATTAATATTGGACTTCGATGTACTAGCGAAATTAACGAATTATAAAGAACGATATCCTGTAGGTAATATTCCTGAAATTCCAGCCACACTAATTTCTCGTAGCTAGACTGGGTCTGCAAGGATGCTTGGAAAGCGGCGTTGGGTCAGTCGATGTACTTCGTTGGGGCTGTAGGTGGGACATTTATGATGGGCATTGCGGCGGACAAATGGGGCCGAGTGAAGGCCCTGATTGCCGCCTTCCTTTTTGCGATACTCGGCAATACGATGACCATATTATCAAGCGGCCTGGAGCTCTTTGCCGTTTCAAGGTTCATCGCTGGACTCGCAACCGACACGAATTTCGTTATGATGTATATAATCGGCAAGTAGCTTGAGGGTAGTAGCACCTTTTTTGAAAAGGTATCCTCCATAATATaatttctctctgtttctATCGCCATTTGACACTCAGTCATGGAGTACATCAGGCCCAGCATGCGGACCTTTGGATTGAACATTTGCATCGGTGTGTTTTACTGTCTCGGATGTAGCGTCGTACCTTGGCTGGCGGTTGGCCTTGAAACGTGGAGAAAATTCTTGGTGAGTTCTTTCACCCGAACACGAGTGACTCGCCATATTTCGCCACTTGATTCACCTTCATTTCCTATTCTATCGtttctttgaaatattattcacaACGATGGAGATGAGCGTCTCGGTCCCGATGGTACTGGTTCCCTTTTACTACTTCATCCTGCCCGAAAGCGCCTCCTGGCTTCTGACCAAAGGACGAGCTGACAAAGCACTCGAGGGCTTTCTAAGGATCGCCAAAATTAATGGCAAGGTTATTCCTGACGAGGTCGTCGCACGGTTTCAAGCGGTCCACAAGGACGGGGGAAAACCACCTCAGACGAGCTTGCACGAGCTTTTTAAAACTCCGAACCTAAGACGAAAAATGTCCATTCTGGTGTTCAAAACGTGAGCAAGTCTTCCTTACCGTTTCCTTTTTTATCCGTCGTTACTGCTTTTCTCTTCCGCTAACATTGCGCTTACAGGATGACTTTGACACTTTGTTACGACGCCATATCACGAAACGTGAACATAAGTGGCACCTCACCGTTCGTTATATTTTCCCTCGGTTCTCTCACCGTGTTTCCAGCCTGTTTGGTGATCCTGACATTGCAGGACAAAATAGGGCGGAAGGGACTTTTCTTCATTGCCGTTTTGCTCTCGGCATTTCTAACGTCTAGCAGCGGTTTGATGCATGCATTCCTGAAAGATGCAGGTAAGCACCTAGAACATCTgctttgtaaaatttaatcagAAATATGGAAATACCGTACacttttatgaaaaaattatcatcgcAACGAAAATTTACCTAAAAACTTATCAACCGTTTCTTCTTTATCTGCGTCAGCGATACTATCCACAGATCTGATGGTCCACATGAGTATTGGTCTATCAGTGACTGCTAGACTTTGCGTTGTTATTGCTTTCAACTCCGGGTCCCAATATGCTGCCGAATTAATACCTACAGTGATAAGAGGACGAGGAGTAGCCCTGATTCATGTTGTTGGATACGCCGCCAGCTTCCTTAGTCCACTTCTCTTATACCTGGTTCGTATTAATAACGTCTATTTCTTTACTACCGATAAGACGGTCTAGGAATCGTCATCGTAATTATCAACATACGCATCGGATTCTCGCTTCAAAAGGCAACCCtggttgaaaatgatttctacgatttactacgaatttttaaagaattcgggatatttcgtacaattttgtacaaaaaatttatttcttacaaaattgtaaattgtatGCATAGTTTTTTCTAGGAACTTGtagattttcatgaaaattagtattttttcagtaaaaaatctataaactactacaatttttaacgaaaattaacaattctttACGAAAAACCGTGCATATTTACAActttgtacgaaataatacgaaatgtgccaatttctataaaaattcgtagtggtagaaattttcacccgaGAAGAGTCAAAGTAATGTCTGCAACTGTATTTGCGGGAATGTATGTCGGGTCACCTGTGATTAGGCGCTTTTCCTGATGGTGCGCTTCGTCGTGTCGCGTTTCGATTGCGTTTGGTAAACACGCGCCATATACCTATGCGTGTATTCTTAGCTCGGATAATTTTGCACCACCGTCGTTTAATTATAGCTTCGTTGTGCACGCGACAACGATGACGACAAGACATGCGCATCCCACCTATAATGTCAGTATTGCACAATCGGAAGTGTCAATTAGCGATACGTCGAACAGTTTTGGCAGCCAGTCAATGTCAAATGTCAATGGCAAATTATGCCAAGGCCGGCCTTGAACTCGACCTTGAGAAGCGAAATCGCATTTCCGCATGGATAAAGTTGCTAGGGATGTTCGATCTTCTGTAGAAAAACGATCTTTGGATTGATTCAAATCGATCTTTTGATATCATGTGAAAAGATCGATTCTCCGGAAGATCGAGTCAGAACCGTACATCCCTAAAAGTTACAATATTTACGTCCACGGACGAAAAAATCGGAATTATAATATGGGATATAAAAATAGTATGAGCATCATTTCAAACttcattttctcaaaaattttgtcagtTATTAATAGTAAATTGTTTTCTTGTTATGTAAATCTCGCAGTCTAGGTTTTGGCAACCGCTGCCTGATCTTCTTCTCGGGCTGCTGTGTTTCATCTGTGCATCGCTCACTCTTTTATTGCCGGAAACCCTGGGACGAACACTTCCGGCATCATTAAACGACGGCGAGGTATTTGGCGAGGAGGATAGACCCTGCGATTTTGCTTGCTGCGGCGGTAGGACGAGTCGTCGTGGCCGAGATGAAAATCGGGACGAGCAATAAGTAGCAGCACCACATTGGATGCAGCGTATCAAAACGTAcctgtataaataaaaataattcattctgATTGTTTCATTTCTGAGACTGGATACGTTGTTCCGAAAGATTTTTAAGAGGAGAAAATAcgtgtacaaaataaaaaaaaaaaaaaacgatatccggacaaagtaaaataaaacatcTTTGAAGTTGAATTTCTGTCTACGTATTTTACACTATAATTCGAGTTGACGATTGGTGTGAAAATAATCGCGAGAGACCCGAGCGAGCGATGACAATTCGTTGATCCAGTTAGGTAAACCGACTCTGCGACAATTCCAGCGCGATTGACCTTCCGAATTGATTAGGTATCGCGACGCAGCGCGCTTCCAAGTTTCTAACGTCTGCGTCGTTTCACCGCTCGCCGTTTTGGCGCGCATGCGAAGTTCGGTTTGCTTCGCGAAGCAGTGGCGAAGCTCGCGGGGCAgaaggagggggggggggtaggAGCGGGAAAAGAAGGGGAGCGCCGTACAAACCACTACACGAGAAATTGTCCATTCCGTATCCCACGTTATCCGGGCCGTGTCGGAGCTCCAGGGACACGCCGAGCGTATCTCTGCTGCGTTAGCTccgaaataaacaaaaattaaaattttaatacattaGCTGTAGTAATAGTAggaagaaaattacaaaaaatatactaAATCAATGAGTACGTAAAATACGATTAAAATCAACGAGCAGAGTGCAACGGGGATACAAACGTTCGGcataagaaaattaatattagaCTGCAGGTGAAGAGAATTGTCAGGGGACTATTGATTAATTATAgttgggagaaaaaaatttttaatatataaatttattttacatcaatCTGAAACAGATATGTCGGTCATATACAAAACTTCTATGGGTGTGATTGGTAAATTCGTGCCGGAGAAATTGCAGCCTTTGTGGAAACATCCAGCTGGTAGGTATATCCGGAGTGGATAGTGATTTGTGgttattatattatcttaATTGACTGTTAATTATTCTGTCAGATATTTGTAGAATGTTAATAAATAAGTCGTTAATCCGTCGATCAAGAAAGTTTGACAACACACGTCATAGATTTGCCAAAATCCTCGACGTTTACGCAACAACCGCATGCATTGAATAAATCCGAATTAATCACGACATATCGTTGCACGGTAGATAAGCTCGATAAAGTTCTTCGGGAAATATTCTCATTCAAAACGAACAGTTAATTATTCGTAACCTCGAATGTCACCGCGAACCGATGCATCGCAGTGACGAGTGTCAGAATGTCAGTGTTATTCCTCATTCGTCGATGTCAGGGTCACGTGATCGCGCGCGTAGCGTTCCaatatcattatcattgttCTTGCTACAACTCGACCAACTCGACTACGCGAATGCCGATATGTgtactattattgttatttattcatatttttcaggTCCGCAAACGATCTTTTTTTGGGCTCCGGTATTCAAATGGGTGAGTGTTAAAACGGTTTCTATGAGAAGTAGTAGAATATACGCAATATCAGTATTTCGCTATCTCTAGTTTATTACTATCGTGAAGCTACATTGATATTACATGCTTGGACCGAAGAATTTCGGCATGTTTAAACAGACTGTACCGCGTGCTTAAAGGTAACGATACACGTGGAGCACGTCTATCTTTATATCGTTTCGTGTGTGTAACACATGCATTCGCAAAATCAAGCTGCATGATTGACAATAACTACGATAAAAGACGACGTATGATAATGATACACTGCGTTTTATTCGataagagagaagaaaattagGAATAGAAATGATCGGttaaatacaataatatacatgtaaaaatgtataaactTTCAAGCTAGTTGGTGGAAAATTCCCGAGGCACGATTAGCTTCCGATATTTAATTACTCCAGTTGAAACTCGAACTACCCTCGTCCTTATCGAATGcttaatattaaaatacacgCGGGTTTGACTGACGAGATAAAAATACGCGAAGCAGCttctgtatgtatgtatacatacgtactcATGACGTAGGCGCACAAGTGGTGCGTGTATGCACGTGTAtattggtagaaaaaaaaaaacatgatctttatttaaaacaattattcAGCGTCAAACTCGTTGACGTAGACGCTCCGCCGCTTACGTAAGGTATGCTCGTTAAAGCGGTTTGTCAACTGGGCTGGGAATTATTGCCGGCCCTGGTGGAGGTGCGGATACGAAAGCCAAAAGGTGACGTTTCTGATTACGTCGCATTTTGATTACACGCACGTGTAGAATTCCACGATTACGCATCCTACGGTGTCTCGCCATTTCGATCTTCGTTGGGAGAATAGTCGAGCCGCCTGATTATGTTGCGAAACAGAGCGTTATACAGAAACGACGGAAACGAGGAACGAGTTTCGCAG is part of the Neodiprion virginianus isolate iyNeoVirg1 chromosome 5, iyNeoVirg1.1, whole genome shotgun sequence genome and encodes:
- the LOC124305767 gene encoding organic cation transporter protein-like isoform X2, which gives rise to MTEIITEEETVEKSVWKLEECTAFDYDRHFGYESIVTELDWVCKDAWKAALGQSMYFVGAVGGTFMMGIAADKWGRVKALIAAFLFAILGNTMTILSSGLELFAVSRFIAGLATDTNFVMMYIIVMEYIRPSMRTFGLNICIGVFYCLGCSVVPWLAVGLETWRKFLMSVSVPMVLVPFYYFILPESASWLLTKGRADKALEGFLRIAKINGKVIPDEVVARFQAVHKDGGKPPQTSLHELFKTPNLRRKMSILVFKTMTLTLCYDAISRNVNISGTSPFVIFSLGSLTVFPACLVILTLQDKIGRKGLFFIAVLLSAFLTSSSGLMHAFLKDAAILSTDLMVHMSIGLSVTARLCVVIAFNSGSQYAAELIPTVIRGRGVALIHVVGYAASFLSPLLLYLSRFWQPLPDLLLGLLCFICASLTLLLPETLGRTLPASLNDGEVFGEEDRPCDFACCGGRTSRRGRDENRDEQ
- the LOC124305767 gene encoding organic cation transporter protein-like isoform X1 — its product is MVNCEGNEDEGDATLGETILKDVKVSDRKGEIQPDVDVCSMLAHAGDFGRYQILLMVLFSLVNVLSAFHYFAQTFITIQPADLRCDSINGDSNLTDILNVTQGLQLADVLKIRPKNGDKCKGYYLDMTEIITEEETVEKSVWKLEECTAFDYDRHFGYESIVTELDWVCKDAWKAALGQSMYFVGAVGGTFMMGIAADKWGRVKALIAAFLFAILGNTMTILSSGLELFAVSRFIAGLATDTNFVMMYIIVMEYIRPSMRTFGLNICIGVFYCLGCSVVPWLAVGLETWRKFLMSVSVPMVLVPFYYFILPESASWLLTKGRADKALEGFLRIAKINGKVIPDEVVARFQAVHKDGGKPPQTSLHELFKTPNLRRKMSILVFKTMTLTLCYDAISRNVNISGTSPFVIFSLGSLTVFPACLVILTLQDKIGRKGLFFIAVLLSAFLTSSSGLMHAFLKDAAILSTDLMVHMSIGLSVTARLCVVIAFNSGSQYAAELIPTVIRGRGVALIHVVGYAASFLSPLLLYLSRFWQPLPDLLLGLLCFICASLTLLLPETLGRTLPASLNDGEVFGEEDRPCDFACCGGRTSRRGRDENRDEQ